The following proteins are co-located in the Lacticaseibacillus paracasei subsp. paracasei genome:
- a CDS encoding helix-turn-helix domain-containing protein, which produces MDSKRALAENLRKNIYDLNMTQAKYAKEIGIPINTLEYAISGKGSVSLNTLDKIAYGAGIDPWELIRSHESK; this is translated from the coding sequence TTGGACAGTAAACGAGCATTGGCCGAAAACCTTAGGAAGAATATATACGATCTGAACATGACACAAGCCAAATATGCAAAAGAGATCGGAATACCCATTAACACGCTTGAATATGCAATCTCTGGGAAGGGTAGTGTTTCACTTAACACCTTGGACAAAATCGCATATGGAGCTGGGATTGATCCGTGGGAGCTCATTCGGTCTCATGAAAGCAAATAA
- a CDS encoding ArpU family phage packaging/lysis transcriptional regulator, protein MVRATRYFSPIDHEKTIENAKEVLGNYWHHKRIAQRTKIALRSPVMDGMPKSPSYGNKAEDKVISHADELYYIACCEGAIESLDSANHRLILTSSYLTKRYSDQQIMDKLFLSKAQYYRTKREALIAFAEICPLVEIEMRPL, encoded by the coding sequence GTGGTGCGAGCAACGAGATATTTTAGCCCAATTGATCATGAAAAAACAATTGAAAACGCCAAAGAGGTCTTGGGGAACTACTGGCATCATAAGCGGATCGCTCAACGCACCAAAATAGCGCTCAGAAGTCCCGTGATGGACGGCATGCCCAAGTCACCTAGCTATGGCAACAAAGCCGAGGACAAGGTAATATCGCACGCTGACGAGCTGTACTATATAGCGTGCTGTGAAGGTGCTATCGAATCTCTGGATTCAGCGAATCATCGGCTTATACTAACAAGTTCTTACTTAACCAAACGATATAGTGACCAGCAAATAATGGACAAGCTGTTTTTATCAAAAGCCCAGTATTATCGAACAAAACGAGAAGCGCTAATCGCATTCGCTGAGATTTGTCCATTGGTTGAAATCGAGATGAGACCTTTGTGA
- a CDS encoding YopX family protein, whose product MKREIKFRAWDKDKHRMLGVDQLAFGPDGELVSIYSDGPDFSNDSEVLMGEKPDLNDAVLMEYTGLHDKNGREIYDSDILKVTGEDGESYVATVKWFGDEDYPAFDLEGIPAAWNYDANALATIFQSGVETCEVIGNIFENPELLEGKQ is encoded by the coding sequence ATGAAACGAGAGATTAAGTTCAGAGCATGGGATAAAGATAAACACAGAATGCTTGGTGTTGACCAATTGGCGTTTGGCCCCGATGGAGAACTAGTAAGTATCTACAGCGATGGTCCAGATTTTTCAAACGATTCAGAGGTATTGATGGGCGAGAAACCAGATCTAAACGATGCTGTACTCATGGAGTACACCGGTTTACACGACAAGAACGGACGAGAGATCTACGATTCAGATATTCTGAAAGTCACAGGAGAAGACGGTGAATCATATGTAGCAACCGTAAAATGGTTTGGCGATGAAGACTACCCAGCGTTTGATTTGGAAGGCATACCGGCAGCATGGAATTATGATGCAAATGCACTTGCAACCATTTTTCAAAGTGGTGTTGAAACATGTGAGGTCATTGGCAACATTTTTGAGAATCCGGAGCTATTGGAGGGAAAACAATGA